The Streptomyces sp. RKND-216 genomic sequence GAACGCCGCCGGGTTCCCGGTGTTGAGCTTGAGGATGCGATGACCCGCCGCCTCGAGCCGCATGGCCTCCTCGAGCACCGGGCCACGGATCTCGTAGCAGACGTTGGCGAGCTTGGTCGACTGGATCACCTGCATACCGAAACCATACGGGCGACCCCCTGGAGGCGCCTGGTGTTTTCGGTCACGGCGGACCGACCGGGTGACAATGGAGGCCATGACCTCCGCACTTCCCGACGACGCCCCCGTCCCACCCGCCGGACGACGGCCCGGCCTGCGGGAGCGCAAGAAGATCCGCACCCGCAGAACGATCCGCGCCGCCGCCTACCGGCTCTTCGCCGAACACGGCTACGACGCCACGCCCGTCGACCGCATCGCCGAGGCCGCGGAGGTCTCGCCCAGCACCGTCTTCCGCTACTTCCCCACCAAGGAGGACATCGTCCTCACCGACGAGTACGACCCGCTCGTCGAAGAGGCGCTCCGTCGGCGCCCGGCCGCCGAGCCACCCGTCCGCGCCCTGCGCGAGGCGCTGTCCGAGGTGCTCGCGCAGTCCTACGAGGAGGACCTGGCCGAGGCCCACCAGCGGCTCCGCCTCATCCGCGACGTGCCCACCATC encodes the following:
- a CDS encoding TetR family transcriptional regulator — protein: MTSALPDDAPVPPAGRRPGLRERKKIRTRRTIRAAAYRLFAEHGYDATPVDRIAEAAEVSPSTVFRYFPTKEDIVLTDEYDPLVEEALRRRPAAEPPVRALREALSEVLAQSYEEDLAEAHQRLRLIRDVPTIRARMFEHNAETSRLLTRVLSERTGRPEDDLELRVVTGAMLGALTEAMVLWAERGMHGDLWEPVGRALDVLERGLTL